The bacterium genome includes a region encoding these proteins:
- a CDS encoding universal stress protein — protein MFNKAMIAIDFRTVSFPLLKCVRGLKELGIKNFHIIRSIEHTKIPGINIGAIKTFFQEELDRQKDFLNTRGFNVDADILVGMACKEINSLAIENNCELMVFGSHGHTRISELLIGNITCDTVYNQVMPILLVKISPHYQKKSFISKDKYEFLNHVVFPTDFSKNADFAALFLKSLISKGPKKVTLLHIQNKTTISPHLSHRLEEFNKTDKLRLEELKEVIQKPDVNINIEILYGHPVKEIVRFSKANQASLIIMGSQGRGFLQEVFLGSVSQNVARCSDVPIMLVPAPERKIAKNSP, from the coding sequence ATGTTTAATAAGGCAATGATTGCAATCGATTTTAGGACTGTATCTTTTCCACTCTTAAAGTGTGTAAGAGGGTTAAAAGAGTTAGGTATTAAAAATTTTCACATCATAAGAAGTATAGAACATACAAAAATACCCGGTATTAACATTGGAGCAATAAAAACTTTTTTTCAAGAAGAACTTGATAGGCAGAAAGATTTTTTGAATACGAGAGGGTTCAATGTTGATGCTGATATTCTTGTTGGGATGGCTTGTAAAGAAATAAACAGTCTTGCTATAGAGAACAATTGTGAGTTGATGGTTTTTGGTAGCCACGGTCATACAAGAATAAGTGAATTATTGATTGGAAACATAACTTGCGACACAGTTTATAATCAAGTAATGCCCATTTTATTGGTAAAAATTTCACCTCATTACCAGAAGAAAAGTTTCATTAGTAAAGATAAGTATGAGTTTCTTAACCACGTTGTATTCCCCACAGATTTCTCTAAAAATGCTGACTTTGCTGCTCTATTTTTAAAAAGTTTAATATCTAAAGGTCCAAAAAAAGTTACATTGTTACATATCCAAAATAAGACCACGATTTCTCCCCACTTAAGCCATCGCCTTGAAGAATTTAATAAGACAGATAAACTCCGTTTAGAAGAATTGAAGGAAGTTATACAGAAACCAGATGTTAATATAAATATTGAAATTTTATACGGGCACCCAGTAAAAGAGATAGTTAGATTTTCAAAAGCAAATCAAGCCTCTTTGATAATAATGGGAAGTCAGGGAAGAGGTTTTTTGCAGGAAGTCTTTCTTGGTAGCGTTAGCCAGAATGTCGCAAGATGTTCTGATGTTCCTATTATGTTGGTCCCTGCGCCAGAAAGAAAGATTGCAAAAAATAGCCCGTAA